A genomic window from Cloacibacillus sp. includes:
- the upp gene encoding uracil phosphoribosyltransferase: protein MKIAVASDHAGYELKEEIKESLANAGHEVLDCGTASGDVRVDYPDWGFKAADAVASHKAERGILVCGTGIGMSIVANKVKGIRAALCHDHFTAVMSRRHNDANVLVLGARVLGSDVAEDMVKAWLAEPFEGGRHCFRLEKISAYENENSNSREAASGDGRTVVIDHPLVRHKLGLMRNKETSSKDFRDLVQEVAGLMVYEVTRHLPLEEVEIETPVAKTRVFTISGKKLAIVPVLRAGLGMVEGILKLVPNAKVGHIGLYRDPETLKPVDYYCKLPCDISEREIFVVDPMLATGGSAAAAVSHIKDRGGKKVSLVSLLAAPEGIAAFHEAHPDVDIYTAAVDSHLNDHGYIVPGLGDAGDRLFGTK, encoded by the coding sequence ATGAAAATAGCGGTAGCTTCAGATCACGCGGGATATGAACTAAAGGAAGAGATAAAGGAGAGCCTCGCTAACGCAGGGCATGAGGTGCTCGACTGCGGCACAGCCTCCGGCGACGTGCGCGTCGATTACCCCGATTGGGGCTTCAAGGCCGCCGACGCCGTGGCGAGCCACAAGGCCGAGCGCGGCATCCTCGTCTGCGGCACCGGCATCGGCATGAGCATCGTCGCGAACAAGGTCAAAGGAATACGCGCGGCGCTCTGCCACGACCACTTTACGGCGGTCATGAGCCGTCGCCATAACGACGCCAACGTCCTCGTGCTCGGGGCGCGTGTGCTCGGCTCGGACGTCGCCGAAGACATGGTCAAGGCGTGGCTCGCGGAGCCCTTCGAAGGCGGACGGCACTGCTTCCGGCTTGAGAAGATCAGCGCCTACGAAAACGAGAACTCAAACTCCCGCGAGGCGGCCTCCGGCGACGGCAGGACCGTAGTCATCGACCACCCGCTGGTGCGCCACAAGCTCGGGCTCATGCGCAATAAAGAGACCTCATCGAAGGACTTCCGCGACCTCGTGCAGGAGGTCGCCGGACTCATGGTATACGAGGTGACGCGCCACCTGCCGCTGGAAGAGGTGGAGATCGAGACCCCCGTCGCGAAGACGCGTGTATTCACTATATCGGGCAAAAAGCTCGCGATCGTCCCCGTTCTGCGCGCCGGCCTCGGCATGGTGGAGGGGATCCTTAAACTCGTTCCCAACGCGAAGGTGGGGCATATCGGCCTCTACCGCGACCCAGAGACGCTGAAACCCGTCGATTACTACTGCAAACTGCCATGCGACATTTCGGAGCGAGAGATATTCGTCGTCGACCCGATGCTCGCCACCGGCGGTTCGGCGGCGGCGGCCGTCAGCCACATCAAGGACAGGGGCGGCAAAAAGGTCTCACTGGTATCGCTGCTCGCCGCTCCCGAGGGTATCGCCGCCTTCCACGAGGCTCACCCCGACGTGGATATATACACGGCGGCCGTCGACAGCCATCTCAACGACCACGGGTACATAGTTCCCGGACTCGGAGACGCTGGAGACAGGCTCTTCGGAACAAAGTAA